The following are encoded together in the Zingiber officinale cultivar Zhangliang chromosome 8A, Zo_v1.1, whole genome shotgun sequence genome:
- the LOC122012751 gene encoding NAC domain-containing protein 86-like isoform X2, translated as MAPMSLPPGFRFHPTDEELIVYYLKRKINGRRIELDIIPEVDLYKCEPWDLPEKSFLPSKDLEWYFFSPRDRKYPNGSRTNRATQAGYWKATGKDRKVNSQHRAVGMKKTLVYYGGRAPHGSRTHWVMHEYRLDETECENAAAGLQDAYALCRVFKKTEPGPKIIEHYGASHAHAHAHAHSQWMTKDHHPTTTTTTISADIRESDEDDFEGFGIISPFQSGACSSNIMMQQQYCLAQDPRIDSWNSPGCFSYTPSRLQVEDFPHFDFEGSNNDNNNNNDNTLEEISLSIASELVSNYTDDHFWLGSNYSHLDEFTSLLESNEGADDQLCQRSELMGSTLHCDSTEFVEDEIKSTPLQTALIPTYGSFGEVEDQEA; from the exons ATGGCACCAATGAGCTTGCCTCCTGGTTTCCGGTTTCATCCGACCGACGAAGAGCTCATCGTGTACTACTTGAAGAGGAAGATCAATGGTCGCAGGATCGAGCTCGATATCATCCCCGAGGTCGACCTCTACAAGTGCGAACCATGGGATCTACCAG AGAAGTCTTTTTTACCGAGCAAGGACCTCGAGTGGTACTTCTTTAGCCCGCGAGATCGCAAGTACCCGAACGGATCGAGGACGAACCGAGCCACTCAAGCGGGGTACTGGAAGGCCACCGGAAAAGATCGGAAGGTGAATTCGCAGCACCGCGCCGTCGGGATGAAGAAAACACTTGTCTACTACGGTGGTCGAGCTCCACATGGCTCACGGACCCATTGGGTCATGCATGAGTATCGGCTCGACGAGACGGAATGCGAGAATGCTGCCGCAGGTTTGCAG GATGCATATGCTCTATGCCGCGTGTTCAAGAAGACTGAGCCGGGTCCGAAGATCATAGAGCACTATGGTGCttctcatgctcatgctcatgctcatgctcattcTCAATGGATGACCAAGGATCATcatccaacaacaacaacaacaacaatctctGCGGATATACGAGAGAGTGACGAGGATGATTTTGAGGGTTTTGGCATAATTAGTCCATTTCAAAGTGGCGCTTGCTCATCAAACATAATGATGCAGCAGCAATATTGTCTAGCACAAGATCCACGAATTGATTCATGGAATTCCCCGGGATGCTTCTCTTATACTCCATCAAGGCTTCAGGTCGAGGACTTCCCTCACTTCGACTTTGAGGGAAGTAACAacgacaacaacaataacaatgacAACACATTAGAAGAGATCTCCTTGTCGATCGCCTCGGAGCTGGTCTCTAACTACACTGATGATCACTTTTGGCTCGGATCTAATTATTCTCATCTCGATGAATTCACGTCCCTGTTGGAAAGCAACGAAGGTGCTGATGATCAGCTATGTCAAAGAAGTGAGCTCATGGGAAGTACCTTGCACTGCGATTCAACGGAGTTTGTGGAAGATGAGATCAAAAGTACACCACTGCAAACCGCATTAATTCCGACCTATGGATCATTCGGAGAGGTTGAAGATCAAGAAG CTTGA
- the LOC122010113 gene encoding heterogeneous nuclear ribonucleoprotein H3-like → MYGSRGAMLGSGGFSDGYDGTKRPRMMESNPYFAVNSNFSTDGYEVGSKRLRIMESGPFMPMGGIGNSYQPLGGSFSRGFSSVHSFPVVRLRGLPFNCNDIDIIKFFMDLDIVDCLLVNKNGRFTGDAFVVFPTVMQAEFALHKDRQNMGHRYIEVFPCTKQEYYRAVAAEVNSGGWSLVDDDYHRDAQPVHARKPHVDKDRDNSEYEVLKLRGLPYSVTKSDIIDFFAEFELIEDKVHIGYRLDGKATGEAFVEFASPDEAKKAMSKDKMTIGSRYVELFPSTPEEAMMAESRSKELNL, encoded by the exons ATGTACGGTTCAAGAGG GGCAATGTTGGGGAGCGGGGGGTTTTCAGACGGGTACGATGGGACAAAGAGGCCAAGAATGATGGAGTCAAATCCCTACTTCGCAGTGAACAGCAACTTTTCGACGGATGGATACGAGGTCGGCTCAAAGAGATTGCGGATCATGGAATCTGGTCCATTCATGCCAATGGGAGGCATTGGCAACTCCTACCAACCCCTCGGTGGCAGTTTTAGCAGAGGATTTAGCAGTGTTCACTCCTTCCCAGTGGTCCGACTACGAGGCCTTCCTTTCAACTGCAACGACATTGATATCATCAAATTCTTCATGGATCTAGATATCGTGGATTGCCTGCTCGTTAACAAGAATGGGCGCTTTACAGGAGATGCTTTTGTAGTCTTTCCAACAGTCATGCAGGCTGAGTTTGCGCTCCACAAGGATAGACAGAACATGGGCCACAGGTACATTGAAGTTTTTCCATGCACCAAACAAGAGTACTACCGTGCAGTCGCTGCGGAGGTTAACAGCGGTGGCTGGTCCTTAGTAGACGATGATTATCACAGAGATGCACAGCCTGTTCATGCCAGAAAACCGCACGTAGACAAGGACAGGGACAATTCAGAGTACGAGGTCCTAAAGCTCCGCGGTCTTCCCTACTCAGTGACCAAGTCTGATATCATCGACTTCTTTGCGGAATTTGAGCTGATCGAAGACAAAGTGCACATTGGCTATCGCCTGGATGGGAAAGCAACCGGTGAGGCCTTTGTGGAGTTTGCGTCGCCGGATGAGGCAAAGAAGGCCATGTCTAAGGATAAGATGACAATCGGTTCGAGGTATGTGGAACTTTTCCCATCGACACCTGAGGAAGCCATGATGGCTGAATCTAGGTCTAAAGAGTTGAATCTATAG
- the LOC122010114 gene encoding transport and Golgi organization 2 homolog gives MCIAAWVWQAHPVYQLFLLLNRDEFHDRPTKPVEWWGEGSNQKILGGRDELGGGTWLGCTKDGFLAFLTNFREPEPSSGTRSRGELPKRFLEGTKSASETAEEIVKEAHQYDGFNLILAELQTKTMFYISNRPKGKPIFVQKVPPGVHVLSNANLNSPWPKAEKLRRELYKILVSYGETKLCEKDMVEKLMGDKTKADRSMLPTTGCDPEREFDLSSIFVEINAKSRRYGTRSMAAVSVKTNDEVAFYEKYLENNNWREHLFQYHMQSSPIDQKLAK, from the exons ATGTGCATAGCAGCGTGGGTGTGGCAAGCGCATCCTGTCTACCAACTTTTCCTCCTCCTCAACAGAGACGAATTCCATGACAG GCCTACAAAACCAGTGGAGTGGTGGGGGGAAGGCAGCAATCAAAAGATCCTGGGAGGAAGAGATGAACTAGGAGGAGGTACGTGGTTGGGGTGCACAAAGGATGGTTTCTTGGCATTTCTGACTAATTTTAGGGAGCCCGAGCCTAGTTCTGGAACAAGGTCCAGGGGCGAATTGCCAAAAAGGTTCTTGGAG GGAACAAAATCTGCTTCAGAGACTGCAGAGGAAATAGTCAAGGAAGCTCATCAATATGATGGATTTAATCTCATATTGGCTGAACTTCAAACAAAAACCATGTTTTACATCTCCAATCGCCCGAAAGGAAAACCTATATTTGTTCAGAAAGTTCCTCCTGGTGTCCATGTACTTTCAAATGCAAATCTGAACTCTCCATGGCCCAAG GCAGAAAAATTACGCAGAGAACTCTACAAAATACTAGTGAGTTACGGAGAGACAAAACTTTGTGAAAAAGACATGGTCGAAAAGCTGATGGGTGACAAAACGAAAGCTGATAGAAGTATGTTACCTACCACTGGCTGCGATCCCGAACGGGAATTCGATCTGAGTTCTATCTTTGTGGAAATCAATGCAAAATCG AGGCGATATGGAACCCGAAGCATGGCTGCCGTATCAGTCAAAACAAACGATGAAGTCGCCTTCTACGAGAAGTATCTTGAGAACAACAATTGGAGGGAGCATCTCTTTCAGTACCATATGCAGAGTTCGCCAATAGATCAGAAGTTAGCTAAATAG
- the LOC122012751 gene encoding NAC domain-containing protein 86-like isoform X1, with product MAPMSLPPGFRFHPTDEELIVYYLKRKINGRRIELDIIPEVDLYKCEPWDLPEKSFLPSKDLEWYFFSPRDRKYPNGSRTNRATQAGYWKATGKDRKVNSQHRAVGMKKTLVYYGGRAPHGSRTHWVMHEYRLDETECENAAAGLQDAYALCRVFKKTEPGPKIIEHYGASHAHAHAHAHSQWMTKDHHPTTTTTTISADIRESDEDDFEGFGIISPFQSGACSSNIMMQQQYCLAQDPRIDSWNSPGCFSYTPSRLQVEDFPHFDFEGSNNDNNNNNDNTLEEISLSIASELVSNYTDDHFWLGSNYSHLDEFTSLLESNEGADDQLCQRSELMGSTLHCDSTEFVEDEIKSTPLQTALIPTYGSFGEVEDQEGEEDHSAGTKPVFGVEFRRGLLVSSVARCDTFFHRVEPTKKVSFHLSGQVEEEGEGEGEGEARSSVVDGGRASSFFNKFKAFVWEKLVGSWSTMNCGLFFRGNLPLLAFALSPCSAACEIK from the exons ATGGCACCAATGAGCTTGCCTCCTGGTTTCCGGTTTCATCCGACCGACGAAGAGCTCATCGTGTACTACTTGAAGAGGAAGATCAATGGTCGCAGGATCGAGCTCGATATCATCCCCGAGGTCGACCTCTACAAGTGCGAACCATGGGATCTACCAG AGAAGTCTTTTTTACCGAGCAAGGACCTCGAGTGGTACTTCTTTAGCCCGCGAGATCGCAAGTACCCGAACGGATCGAGGACGAACCGAGCCACTCAAGCGGGGTACTGGAAGGCCACCGGAAAAGATCGGAAGGTGAATTCGCAGCACCGCGCCGTCGGGATGAAGAAAACACTTGTCTACTACGGTGGTCGAGCTCCACATGGCTCACGGACCCATTGGGTCATGCATGAGTATCGGCTCGACGAGACGGAATGCGAGAATGCTGCCGCAGGTTTGCAG GATGCATATGCTCTATGCCGCGTGTTCAAGAAGACTGAGCCGGGTCCGAAGATCATAGAGCACTATGGTGCttctcatgctcatgctcatgctcatgctcattcTCAATGGATGACCAAGGATCATcatccaacaacaacaacaacaacaatctctGCGGATATACGAGAGAGTGACGAGGATGATTTTGAGGGTTTTGGCATAATTAGTCCATTTCAAAGTGGCGCTTGCTCATCAAACATAATGATGCAGCAGCAATATTGTCTAGCACAAGATCCACGAATTGATTCATGGAATTCCCCGGGATGCTTCTCTTATACTCCATCAAGGCTTCAGGTCGAGGACTTCCCTCACTTCGACTTTGAGGGAAGTAACAacgacaacaacaataacaatgacAACACATTAGAAGAGATCTCCTTGTCGATCGCCTCGGAGCTGGTCTCTAACTACACTGATGATCACTTTTGGCTCGGATCTAATTATTCTCATCTCGATGAATTCACGTCCCTGTTGGAAAGCAACGAAGGTGCTGATGATCAGCTATGTCAAAGAAGTGAGCTCATGGGAAGTACCTTGCACTGCGATTCAACGGAGTTTGTGGAAGATGAGATCAAAAGTACACCACTGCAAACCGCATTAATTCCGACCTATGGATCATTCGGAGAGGTTGAAGATCAAGAAG GTGAGGAAGATCATTCCGCCGGAACCAAGCCGGTGTTTGGCGTGGAGTTCCGGCGAGGGCTGCTTGTGTCAAGCGTGGCCAGGTGCGACACTTTCTTCCACCGAGTGGAGCCGACGAAGAAGGTCAGCTTCCATTTGAGTGGTCaggtggaagaagaaggagaaggagaaggagaaggagaggcgaGATCGAGCGTCGTCGACGGTGGCAGAGCCTCCTCGTTCTTCAACAAGTTTAAGGCGTTTGTGTGGGAGAAGCTTGTGGGGAGTTGGTCGACCATGAATTGCGGATTGTTTTTTCGCGGGAACTTGCCCTTGCTCGCGTTTGCTCTCTCTCCTTGCAGCGCTGCGTGCGAGATCAAGTGA